In Sardina pilchardus chromosome 8, fSarPil1.1, whole genome shotgun sequence, a genomic segment contains:
- the gas1a gene encoding growth arrest-specific protein 1a: MATLAGLAQSAYRHLWPFGCIVIFFSYLCIASPTHGRRLICWQAILNCQNEAECLYAYDQYIHACEPILTGQRKKCPSHCISSLVQLNLTRNGPALEDCSCGNDERCRKTKRAIEPCLPRTSNMGCTEARRQCERDPQCRNAMRDYLLHCGKLFSGAICTNPCRNVIAHMRKIPKAQSLDTCVCDGTERTICEYIKVNMRNLCFEPPPADDEGGSGTEYDDEDPYYTDEPSSSDVGDTGCSLSPRSVLTLVASILVLLPFL; encoded by the coding sequence ATGGCAACTTTGGCCGGTTTGGCACAGAGCGCCTACAGACATCTATGGCCCTTCGGCTGCATAGTTATCTTTTTTAGCTATTTATGTATAGCTTCGCCTACCCATGGACGTCGATTAATATGCTGGCAGGCTATTTTGAACTGTCAAAATGAAGCAGAGTGTTTGTACGCATATGACCAGTATATACACGCCTGTGAACCCATTCTGACCGGACAGAGGAAGAAGTGTCCAAGTCACTGCATCTCTTCCCTAGTGCAACTCAATCTTACCAGAAACGGGCCGGCTCTGGAAGACTGTAGCTGTGGCAATGATGAAAGATGCAGGAAGACCAAACGCGCTATCGAGCCTTGCCTGCCTAGAACTAGCAACATGGGGTGCACAGAAGCACGGCGCCAATGCGAAAGAGACCCCCAATGCCGAAACGCCATGCGTGACTATTTACTCCACTGTGGCAAACTTTTCAGTGGAGCAATCTGTACGAACCCCTGTCGAAATGTGATTGCTCACATGCGCAAGATACCCAAGGCTCAAAGCTTGGATACCTGCGTTTGCGACGGGACCGAAAGGACTATATGCGAGTACATTAAAGTTAATATGAGAAACCTGTGCTTCGAACCACCACCTGCAGATGACGAGGGCGGTAGTGGAACTGAGTATGACGACGAAGACCCATACTATACCGACGAGCCTTCCAGTAGCGATGTTGGAGACACTGGTTGCTCACTGAGTCCTCGGAGTGTTTTGACTCTGGTGGCATCCATCTTGGTTCTTCTGCCGTTTCTCTGA